One Phaseolus vulgaris cultivar G19833 chromosome 2, P. vulgaris v2.0, whole genome shotgun sequence DNA window includes the following coding sequences:
- the LOC137811113 gene encoding uncharacterized protein isoform X2 — MCSSLFLQKKPPFPFPCELLCLIPSATSITTTLFSLSTLFFSLLSSYSHIHIQKNSLTPIQCTTASRKNPTLLSHLRRSEPPGISKKPHFDFWVLPFAPLGTPKRIFFCGVFGCRQRKMGSSGSKATSSSSSSGSFRKGRSKGHRGFPSYCLGTSSGSRDIDSDDQVCDQNKVNGDDVTYTSGNEIDSDEGKTDSFRKVKPDKSDEVPSNVDLEEWRHTASRTGSSSTHSSSNQSLNPSSRFLSRFSLVPGNISFRLSRTTSLGSSRPCPVSSTSLSIYDEGELSLHPGPPGSLINRNETQHRSDLLNASFVSQVPRQCHEETSNSLRPNAPPLVSPGNLVGSRPLSSVQDVARDGNVAREVPDVNMFSPRIHTDTENVETRHADRRNGAREPVERNVRFSRTLSVGRLRDRVLRRSTLSDFTFCPMQREREARDAGQENGRRVGDRDTRVSSTGRNASNSSTPRYPLPSTPSSLFGIQDYDVEPSRSRETRYQDLLEHRSNFLERRRRIRSQVRALQRLGSRFENLSGHDRSCILSGQHRNGRCACRTNSRDTNSNDDTNARASISRIVMLAEALFEQSVVLSSRPSVSSIGSVPAPNEVVESLPVKLYKKLHKHQEEPVQCYICLVEYEDGDSMRVLPCHHEFHTTCIDKWLKEIHRVCPLCRGDICVSDSLPREN; from the exons atgtgCTCCTCACTTTTCTTACAAAAAAAGCCTCCTTTTCCGTTTCCCTGCGAGTTGCTTTGTCTCATTCCCTCAGCTACTTCTATCACCACCACACTCTTTTCCCTCTCTACCctcttcttttctcttctctcttcttATTCACATATCCAcattcaaaaaaactccctcaCTCCAATCCAATGCACCACAGCATCCCGCAAAAATCCCACTTTGCTTTCCCATCTCCGTAGATCTGAACCACCCGGGATCTCAAAAAAACCGCATTTTGATTTCTGGGTCTTGCCGTTTGCTCCATTGGGTACTCCCAAACGCATTTTTTTTTGCGGCGTGTTTGGTTGTCGGCAGAGAAAGATGGGGTCCAGTGGCAGCAAAGCCACGTCATCGTCGTCGTCTTCGGGGAGTTTCAGGAAGGGTCGATCTAAGGGGCACAGAGGTTTCCCGTCTTATTGTCTGGGAACGTCGTCTGGATCTCGTGACATTGATAGTGACGACCAG GTTTGTGATCAGAATAAAGTAAACGGAGATGATGTGACATACACCAGTGGCAATGAAATAGACTCAGATGAAGGGAAGACAGATTCTTTTAGGAAGGTGAAACCGGATAAATCTGATGAAGTACCTTCTAACGTTGACCTTGAGGAGTGGCGTCACACTGCATCCAGAACTGGTAGCAGCTCTACACATTCTTCTTCAAATCAgtccttgaacccctcaagtcGGTTCCTATCTCGTTTTAGCCTTGTTCCTGGTAATATAAGCTTCAGACTTAGCAGAACCACAAGTTTGGGGTCATCTAGGCCTTGCCCGGTTTCTTCAACAAGTCTCTCAATATATGATGAAGGTGAGCTTAGTTTACATCCAGGGCCTCCTGGCAGCTTGATTAATAGAAATGAAACTCAACACCGTAGTGATTTGCTCAATGCATCTTTTGTTAGTCAAGTGCCTAGGCAGTGTCATGAAGAAACCTCTAATAGTTTACGACCTAATGCCCCACCATTGGTTTCACCTGGTAATTTGGTTGGCAGTCGCCCACTTTCTTCTGTCCAGGATGTGGCTAGAGATGGAAATGTTGCAAGAGAAGTGCCTGATGTCAACATGTTTTCTCCAAGAATTCATACTGACACAGAAAATGTTGAGACTAGACATGCTGATAGAAGAAATGGAGCTCGAGAACCTGTTGAACGTAATGTTCGTTTTAGCCGAACTTTAAGTGTTGGAAGGCTCCGTGACAGAGTTCTCCGGCGATCAACATTGTCAGACTTCACTTTTTGCCCTATGCAACGGGAGAGAGAAGCAAGAGATGCTGGTCAAGAGAATGGAAGACGAGTGGGGGATAGAGACACAAGAGTGTCATCAACTGGTCGTAATGCTTCAAATTCTTCTACACCTAGATATCCTCTGCCCAGTACACCAAGCTCCTTGTTTGGCATCCAAGACTATGATGTTGAGCCGTCACGTTCTAGAGAAACTAGGTATCAGGATCTGCTGGAACATAGGTCCAATTTCCTGGAACGGAGAAGAAGAATACGGTCCCAG GTCCGTGCTCTTCAGCGGTTGGGTAGCCGGTTTGAAAATCTTTCTGGACATGACAGATCATGTATCTTATCTGGTCAACACAGAAACGGTCGTTGTGCATGCAGAACCAATAGTCGTGATACCAATTCAAATGATGATACCAATGCTAGAGCTAGCATATCAAGAATTGTTATGCTAGCTGAAGCCTTATTTGAA CAATCTGTGGTTTTATCTTCTCGCCCTTCTGTGTCATCTATCGGTTCCGTTCCTGCACCTAATGAAGTTGTGGAATCCTTGCCTGTCAAATTATACAAAAAGTTGCACAAACATCAAGAAGAACCTGTACA
- the LOC137811113 gene encoding uncharacterized protein isoform X1 — MCSSLFLQKKPPFPFPCELLCLIPSATSITTTLFSLSTLFFSLLSSYSHIHIQKNSLTPIQCTTASRKNPTLLSHLRRSEPPGISKKPHFDFWVLPFAPLGTPKRIFFCGVFGCRQRKMGSSGSKATSSSSSSGSFRKGRSKGHRGFPSYCLGTSSGSRDIDSDDQVCDQNKVNGDDVTYTSGNEIDSDEGKTDSFRKVKPDKSDEVPSNVDLEEWRHTASRTGSSSTHSSSNQSLNPSSRFLSRFSLVPGNISFRLSRTTSLGSSRPCPVSSTSLSIYDEGELSLHPGPPGSLINRNETQHRSDLLNASFVSQVPRQCHEETSNSLRPNAPPLVSPGNLVGSRPLSSVQDVARDGNVAREVPDVNMFSPRIHTDTENVETRHADRRNGAREPVERNVRFSRTLSVGRLRDRVLRRSTLSDFTFCPMQREREARDAGQENGRRVGDRDTRVSSTGRNASNSSTPRYPLPSTPSSLFGIQDYDVEPSRSRETRYQDLLEHRSNFLERRRRIRSQVRALQRLGSRFENLSGHDRSCILSGQHRNGRCACRTNSRDTNSNDDTNARASISRIVMLAEALFEVLDEIHQQSVVLSSRPSVSSIGSVPAPNEVVESLPVKLYKKLHKHQEEPVQCYICLVEYEDGDSMRVLPCHHEFHTTCIDKWLKEIHRVCPLCRGDICVSDSLPREN; from the exons atgtgCTCCTCACTTTTCTTACAAAAAAAGCCTCCTTTTCCGTTTCCCTGCGAGTTGCTTTGTCTCATTCCCTCAGCTACTTCTATCACCACCACACTCTTTTCCCTCTCTACCctcttcttttctcttctctcttcttATTCACATATCCAcattcaaaaaaactccctcaCTCCAATCCAATGCACCACAGCATCCCGCAAAAATCCCACTTTGCTTTCCCATCTCCGTAGATCTGAACCACCCGGGATCTCAAAAAAACCGCATTTTGATTTCTGGGTCTTGCCGTTTGCTCCATTGGGTACTCCCAAACGCATTTTTTTTTGCGGCGTGTTTGGTTGTCGGCAGAGAAAGATGGGGTCCAGTGGCAGCAAAGCCACGTCATCGTCGTCGTCTTCGGGGAGTTTCAGGAAGGGTCGATCTAAGGGGCACAGAGGTTTCCCGTCTTATTGTCTGGGAACGTCGTCTGGATCTCGTGACATTGATAGTGACGACCAG GTTTGTGATCAGAATAAAGTAAACGGAGATGATGTGACATACACCAGTGGCAATGAAATAGACTCAGATGAAGGGAAGACAGATTCTTTTAGGAAGGTGAAACCGGATAAATCTGATGAAGTACCTTCTAACGTTGACCTTGAGGAGTGGCGTCACACTGCATCCAGAACTGGTAGCAGCTCTACACATTCTTCTTCAAATCAgtccttgaacccctcaagtcGGTTCCTATCTCGTTTTAGCCTTGTTCCTGGTAATATAAGCTTCAGACTTAGCAGAACCACAAGTTTGGGGTCATCTAGGCCTTGCCCGGTTTCTTCAACAAGTCTCTCAATATATGATGAAGGTGAGCTTAGTTTACATCCAGGGCCTCCTGGCAGCTTGATTAATAGAAATGAAACTCAACACCGTAGTGATTTGCTCAATGCATCTTTTGTTAGTCAAGTGCCTAGGCAGTGTCATGAAGAAACCTCTAATAGTTTACGACCTAATGCCCCACCATTGGTTTCACCTGGTAATTTGGTTGGCAGTCGCCCACTTTCTTCTGTCCAGGATGTGGCTAGAGATGGAAATGTTGCAAGAGAAGTGCCTGATGTCAACATGTTTTCTCCAAGAATTCATACTGACACAGAAAATGTTGAGACTAGACATGCTGATAGAAGAAATGGAGCTCGAGAACCTGTTGAACGTAATGTTCGTTTTAGCCGAACTTTAAGTGTTGGAAGGCTCCGTGACAGAGTTCTCCGGCGATCAACATTGTCAGACTTCACTTTTTGCCCTATGCAACGGGAGAGAGAAGCAAGAGATGCTGGTCAAGAGAATGGAAGACGAGTGGGGGATAGAGACACAAGAGTGTCATCAACTGGTCGTAATGCTTCAAATTCTTCTACACCTAGATATCCTCTGCCCAGTACACCAAGCTCCTTGTTTGGCATCCAAGACTATGATGTTGAGCCGTCACGTTCTAGAGAAACTAGGTATCAGGATCTGCTGGAACATAGGTCCAATTTCCTGGAACGGAGAAGAAGAATACGGTCCCAG GTCCGTGCTCTTCAGCGGTTGGGTAGCCGGTTTGAAAATCTTTCTGGACATGACAGATCATGTATCTTATCTGGTCAACACAGAAACGGTCGTTGTGCATGCAGAACCAATAGTCGTGATACCAATTCAAATGATGATACCAATGCTAGAGCTAGCATATCAAGAATTGTTATGCTAGCTGAAGCCTTATTTGAA GTTCTGGATGAAATTCACCAGCAATCTGTGGTTTTATCTTCTCGCCCTTCTGTGTCATCTATCGGTTCCGTTCCTGCACCTAATGAAGTTGTGGAATCCTTGCCTGTCAAATTATACAAAAAGTTGCACAAACATCAAGAAGAACCTGTACA